One genomic segment of Acinetobacter oleivorans DR1 includes these proteins:
- a CDS encoding TetR/AcrR family transcriptional regulator encodes MRKVPQQQRSKIIVDHILEATQHCIAQYGLLHTTTPKIAEKSGVSVGSIYQYFENKDQIVEELLRRKSELLGHQLKELVMQQGNIPLDLLIPLAIELGFNALKADHGFFIEVLKHWHDYSHSQAAQILEKHFFEVGLYTFSRNPRQWDFEQVKHKSFVIINSTLFTMMRYVSQNNFLISEQHLKRELSSMILAYLGQK; translated from the coding sequence ATGAGAAAAGTCCCACAGCAACAGCGTTCAAAAATTATTGTTGACCATATTTTAGAGGCGACACAGCACTGTATTGCCCAATATGGCTTACTACATACTACAACTCCTAAAATTGCAGAGAAATCTGGAGTAAGTGTAGGTTCGATTTACCAATACTTTGAGAATAAAGATCAAATCGTTGAAGAACTATTACGCCGTAAAAGTGAACTATTAGGACATCAACTTAAAGAGCTAGTTATGCAGCAAGGAAATATTCCTTTAGACCTGCTCATCCCCTTGGCGATAGAGCTAGGGTTTAATGCATTAAAAGCCGATCATGGATTTTTTATAGAAGTGCTGAAACATTGGCATGACTATAGCCATTCGCAAGCTGCTCAGATTTTAGAAAAGCATTTTTTTGAAGTTGGGCTATATACATTTAGTAGAAATCCTCGTCAGTGGGACTTCGAACAGGTGAAGCATAAATCCTTTGTAATTATTAATAGTACGCTTTTTACGATGATGCGATATGTGAGTCAGAACAATTTTCTTATATCAGAACAACATCTTAAGCGCGAATTGTCGAGCATGATCTTGGCTTATTTAGGTCAAAAATAA